Proteins found in one Zea mays cultivar B73 chromosome 1, Zm-B73-REFERENCE-NAM-5.0, whole genome shotgun sequence genomic segment:
- the LOC109943703 gene encoding uncharacterized protein, protein MRSDPHGRAPTTRIPMVDNRCCTFLEILMTMVAAAPSWRSSFPSSSRRSSSSFDSAAVVFAFSSGNTWQRNHEPSANLLQDLIWTSVVFSILGKLLESFLLIFMLTVVLL, encoded by the exons ATGCGGTCTGATCCCCATGGCAGGGCCCCGACCACAAGGATCCCGATGGTGGACAACCGCTGTTGCACTTTCCTGGAGATCCTGATGACGATGGTCGCTGCTGCACCTTCCTGGAGATCCTCCTTTCCATCATCCTCCCGCCGCTCGTCATCTTCGTTTGATTCGGCTGCTGTAGT TTTTGCCTTTTCCAGTGGTAATACTTGGCAGAGAAATCATGAGCCAAGCGCAAACCTTCTGCAAGACCTG ATATGGACCTCGGTGGTTTTCTCCATATTAGGGAAGCTGTTAGAGTCCTTTCTACTCATTTTTATGCTAACAGTGGTGTTATTGTGA
- the LOC111589926 gene encoding uncharacterized protein, translating into MCKSHEKVSMHAMAVKHGGKFIDTFLKAFNFLERHFKQHNDTIVKMLKQLQKGTRIIQSICSDAKGNKRTMITSKVPPRRDPWSDSCFRSRRCYTAAPPRRNSRWHKYLQGHVVSSQAYGNVDEEDEEQTEIDSDLPADEHDNGNAMEEDVVEGSNETPMEDEEE; encoded by the exons ATGTGCAAGTCCCACGAAAAG gtttctatgcatgcaatggcAGTTAAACATGGGGGGAAATTTATTGACACATTTCTGAAAG CCTTCAACTTTCTAGAGAGACATTTCAAGCAACATAATGACACCATAGTTAAAATG CTAAAACAACTCCAGAAAGGAACAAGAATAATCCAATCCATATGTTCAGATGCTAAG GGTAACAAGCGGACAATGATCACAAGCAAAGTACCCCCGCGAAGAGATCCATGGAGCGATTCTTGTTTCAGGTCAAGGCGCTGCTACACAGCTGCTCCGCCGAGAAGGAATTCCAGATGG CACAAGTACTTGCAAGGCCATGTGGTGAGCTCTCAGGCGTATGGGAACGTGGATGAGGAAGATGAGGAGCAGACGGAGATCGACTCCGACCTTCCAGCTGATGAGCACGATAATGGCAATGCCATGGAGGAGGATGTTGTGGAAGGTAGCAACGAGACACCGATGGAGGACGAAGAGGAATAG
- the LOC118473093 gene encoding uncharacterized protein: MVGVVSYYSSELESCSDDWSSHSSSAGNPDIPYVVVSKSSIMTVVCKEILGCYRKLLGIPDLLNQPNMSILKQLLQTLQPTENFDDVLSEFQPSLAPCNVDYLYCGACKILEDIMDLVSSFSYLLSSDVLITIQSIVNSVVVLLDKSGEPNGKNIHMGCSKAIIPFLRKRLGYSAHKLLSADFPSEDAGKGWQSKGDLIQKILQIYLWNSDSTSDLLAEIGRELPKVGHLFFSSDALRDISFSI, encoded by the exons ATGGTAGGGGTTGTAT CTTACTACTCTTCAGAATTAGAGAGTTGTTCAGATGACTGGAGTTCACATTCATCTTCTGCTGGCAACCCAGACATACCATATGTGGTTGTCTCCAAGTCATCAATTatgactgttgtatgcaaggagATTCTTGGCTGCTACAGGAAG TTACTTGGCATTCCTGATCTGTTGAATCAACCAAACATGTCAATTCTGAAGCAACTTTTGCAGACTTTACAGCCAACTGAAAATTTTGATGATGTTCTTTCCGAGTTCCAACCATCTCTTGCTCCTTGCAATGTTGATTACCTGTATTGTGGAGCATGTAAAATATTGGAGGATATTATGGATCTAG TGTCCTCATTTTCATACCTTCTGTCTTCTGATGTGTTAATTACTATACAATCAATTGTAAATTCTGTTGTTGTGTTGTTAGACAAATCTGGGGAACCAAATGGGAAAAATATACACATGGGATGCTCCAAAGCAATCATTCCCTTTCTACGAAAGCGTCTTGGATACTCAGCTCATAAGCTGCTCAGTGCCGATTTCCCTAGCGAAGATGCTGGAAAAGGATGGCAGAGTAAA GGTGATCTTATACAGAAGATATTGCAAATATACCTCTGGAATAGTGACTCTACTTCAGATCTACTTGCTGAGATAGGTCGTGAATTGCCTAAGGTGGGCCATCTCTTCTTCTCGAGTGATGCTCTAAGAGACATCTCATTTAGCATATAG